From a single Geothermobacter ehrlichii genomic region:
- a CDS encoding acyl-CoA synthetase, which produces MKMSAHAYDNMPVNLHGPNMHDYEETVAGYQLHVPEFFNYGFDVIDRWAQDRTKLALVWADRSGEEIRKYSFYDLQSLSNRFANALRGLGFKKGDRLFVMVPRLVEWYAVMLGSIKLGVIPLPAPNILVPKDIEYRINQAEAVGAVVWHENAEKLDAAKGNCPSLRHLISLGAERQGWHSFSELMEQASPRLSREEVEPTRSDDVMLIYFTSGTTRFPKMVPHTQASYGIGHIITAKFWQDLKPTDLHWTLSDTGWAKAAWGKLFGQWQIGCAVMVHDADAKFNARTHLKLLERCGVTTFCAPPTVYRMLVLEDLSQYDLSGIRHSMAAGEPLNPEIIKVWKEHTGTTIYDGFGQTESVNLIANYPCMEIRPGSMGKPTPGFVVELIDDDGNPVPQGEEGNIAVKIKPEPPVGLLKEYWRNDEATRESFIGDWYYTGDRAYKDEDGYFWFVGRADDVINASGYRIGPFEVESALQSHPAVAESAVVGSPDPLRGTIVKAFVILAPGFEPSDELVTQLQEHVKQETAPYKYPREIEFVTELPKTISGKIRRVELRQREERRKREGSS; this is translated from the coding sequence ATGAAGATGTCAGCACATGCCTACGACAACATGCCGGTCAACCTGCATGGCCCGAACATGCACGACTACGAGGAGACGGTCGCCGGTTACCAGCTGCACGTTCCCGAGTTTTTCAACTACGGCTTCGATGTCATCGACCGCTGGGCCCAGGACCGGACCAAGCTGGCGCTGGTGTGGGCGGATCGCAGCGGCGAGGAGATCCGCAAGTACAGCTTCTACGATCTGCAGAGTCTTTCCAACCGCTTCGCCAACGCCCTGCGCGGGCTCGGTTTCAAGAAGGGCGATCGTCTGTTCGTGATGGTGCCGCGGCTGGTGGAGTGGTACGCGGTGATGCTCGGCAGCATCAAGCTGGGGGTGATTCCGCTGCCGGCGCCGAACATTCTGGTGCCCAAGGATATCGAATACCGGATCAACCAGGCCGAGGCGGTCGGGGCGGTGGTCTGGCACGAAAACGCCGAAAAGCTGGATGCGGCCAAAGGGAATTGCCCGAGTTTGCGGCATCTGATCAGTCTCGGCGCCGAGCGACAGGGTTGGCATTCCTTCTCCGAGCTGATGGAGCAGGCGTCGCCGCGGCTTTCGCGCGAAGAGGTCGAACCGACCCGCTCCGATGACGTGATGCTGATCTATTTCACCTCCGGGACCACCAGGTTCCCGAAAATGGTGCCGCACACCCAGGCGTCCTACGGCATCGGCCACATCATCACCGCCAAGTTCTGGCAGGACCTCAAGCCGACCGACCTGCACTGGACCCTCTCCGACACCGGCTGGGCCAAGGCGGCCTGGGGCAAGCTGTTCGGCCAGTGGCAGATCGGCTGCGCGGTGATGGTGCACGACGCCGACGCCAAGTTCAACGCCAGGACCCATCTCAAACTGCTGGAAAGATGCGGCGTGACCACCTTCTGTGCACCGCCGACCGTCTACCGGATGCTGGTGCTGGAGGATCTGAGTCAGTACGATCTCTCCGGCATCCGCCATTCGATGGCTGCCGGCGAACCGCTCAATCCGGAGATCATCAAGGTCTGGAAGGAACACACCGGCACCACCATCTACGACGGTTTCGGTCAGACCGAGTCGGTCAACCTGATCGCCAACTACCCATGCATGGAGATTCGTCCCGGTTCGATGGGCAAGCCGACTCCGGGCTTTGTGGTCGAACTGATCGATGACGACGGCAATCCGGTTCCGCAGGGGGAGGAGGGCAACATCGCCGTCAAGATCAAGCCCGAACCGCCGGTTGGTCTGTTGAAGGAGTACTGGCGCAACGATGAGGCGACCCGCGAGTCCTTTATCGGCGACTGGTATTACACCGGGGACAGGGCCTACAAGGACGAGGATGGCTATTTCTGGTTCGTCGGCCGGGCCGACGACGTGATCAACGCTTCGGGTTACCGCATCGGCCCCTTCGAGGTCGAAAGCGCCCTGCAGAGCCATCCCGCAGTCGCCGAGAGCGCCGTCGTCGGCTCGCCCGATCCGCTGCGCGGGACCATCGTCAAGGCTTTTGTAATTCTCGCCCCCGGCTTCGAGCCGAGCGACGAGCTGGTGACGCAGCTGCAGGAGCACGTCAAGCAGGAGACGGCGCCCTACAAGTACCCGCGGGAGATCGAGTTCGTGACCGAGCTGCCGAAGACCATCTCCGGCAAGATCCGCCGGGTCGAGCTGCGGCAGCGCGAGGAGCGGCGGAAGCGGGAAGGCAGCAGCTGA
- a CDS encoding RNA-binding protein — protein sequence MTKFFVVMYNINPSLKHATPEPTIIEEFSTINEAQGEARKQINNYYWIKIYKNELRMNCLIEQCQNGKLLDPSGKTKKLKQH from the coding sequence ATGACAAAATTTTTTGTGGTTATGTACAATATAAATCCATCATTAAAACACGCAACACCAGAGCCTACAATAATAGAAGAATTTTCAACCATAAATGAAGCTCAAGGCGAGGCAAGAAAGCAAATTAACAATTATTATTGGATAAAAATATACAAAAACGAATTAAGAATGAATTGTCTCATAGAACAATGCCAAAACGGCAAGCTTTTAGATCCTAGCGGGAAAACAAAAAAACTAAAACAACACTGA
- a CDS encoding carboxymuconolactone decarboxylase family protein, which yields MARIIPAGTESPAQEVEAVFREIEDAFGMVPNLFRTYAHHPPLLRANWNKVKAVMMEGSLDRKVKETIAVLVSRDNGCSYCVAAHTSALRAIGVTDEELQAIEENLDQADFSAREKALIGFARKANRDPLRISDDEFEALRRAGATDAEIVEALGVMELFTAFNKFLDSLDVEIDF from the coding sequence ATGGCACGAATCATCCCTGCAGGAACCGAATCCCCCGCCCAGGAGGTGGAGGCCGTTTTCCGGGAGATCGAAGACGCCTTCGGCATGGTGCCGAATCTCTTCAGGACCTATGCCCATCATCCTCCCCTGTTGCGGGCCAACTGGAACAAGGTCAAGGCGGTCATGATGGAAGGAAGCCTCGACCGCAAGGTCAAGGAAACCATCGCGGTGCTGGTCTCCAGGGACAACGGTTGCTCTTACTGCGTGGCAGCACATACCAGCGCCTTGCGGGCCATCGGGGTGACGGATGAGGAGCTTCAGGCCATTGAGGAGAACCTGGACCAGGCCGACTTCAGCGCCAGGGAAAAGGCCCTGATCGGTTTCGCCCGCAAGGCCAACCGGGATCCCCTGCGGATTTCCGATGACGAGTTCGAGGCCCTCCGCAGGGCCGGCGCCACCGACGCCGAGATCGTCGAGGCCCTGGGCGTCATGGAACTTTTCACCGCCTTCAACAAGTTTCTCGATTCCCTGGATGTGGAGATCGACTTCTGA
- a CDS encoding thermonuclease family protein, translated as MNVIDGDSLIVSCQTYEGILGIVGVDAPEIGQEYGTESRKCLEKLTPVDSKIFVKQIDLRTKRGEVISYNGYKVSSRLISQGCAWVNAKVKTPNTYLKKLEKLAKKQKLGLWSKSNKMPPWEFRKRYNIVDNEGDWRKPNVNLGNIGGENKRNSYIESLYSNYRECYVTERNKALKGVKSPLYFGTLKIMAEMHAEEVCAPLRTRK; from the coding sequence TTGAACGTTATCGATGGTGACAGCTTAATTGTTTCTTGCCAAACATATGAAGGAATACTAGGTATAGTTGGTGTAGATGCACCTGAAATTGGGCAAGAATATGGCACCGAATCAAGAAAATGTCTGGAGAAATTAACTCCTGTAGACTCAAAAATATTTGTAAAACAAATCGACTTAAGAACAAAAAGGGGTGAAGTAATATCTTATAATGGCTACAAGGTTTCAAGTAGACTCATTTCACAAGGATGTGCCTGGGTAAACGCGAAAGTCAAAACACCAAATACATACTTAAAAAAATTAGAAAAACTTGCAAAAAAACAAAAGCTTGGTCTTTGGTCTAAGTCAAATAAAATGCCACCTTGGGAGTTCCGAAAACGTTACAATATTGTAGACAACGAAGGAGACTGGAGAAAGCCCAATGTAAATCTTGGGAACATCGGGGGTGAAAACAAACGCAACAGCTATATAGAATCGCTCTATTCAAATTATAGAGAATGTTATGTCACTGAAAGAAACAAAGCCTTGAAGGGAGTGAAAAGTCCTTTATATTTTGGAACACTGAAAATTATGGCAGAAATGCATGCAGAAGAAGTCTGTGCCCCTCTTCGCACGAGAAAATAA
- a CDS encoding epoxyqueuosine reductase, translating into MRNEIVDEIRRFVRQSPANLQEDGVTPYFEEPLVGFAAADDPLFARYKTIIGEFHLTPQEFLASLPGTAPERGGTVICWVLPVAEPTRLSNRRERQFPSRAWARTRDRGEAFNVMLRRHLVAWLGERGYRALAPQLSDRWHQIEVPDSGPASSWSERHAAYAAGLGTFSLNDALITPRGIAHRLGSVVTDCILSPTPRNDSDYRANCLHFRTGDCGLCIERCPVGALSAEGHDKFKCRAYVYGTVPDRMAEKYGVKAIGCGLCQTKVPCEFRIPEAKA; encoded by the coding sequence ATGCGAAATGAAATCGTCGACGAGATCAGACGGTTTGTCCGTCAAAGTCCCGCCAACCTTCAGGAAGACGGTGTCACCCCGTATTTCGAGGAGCCGCTGGTCGGTTTCGCCGCGGCCGATGATCCCCTGTTTGCCCGCTACAAGACCATCATCGGTGAGTTTCACCTGACGCCGCAGGAATTTCTGGCGTCGCTGCCCGGAACGGCTCCGGAAAGAGGCGGGACGGTCATCTGCTGGGTTTTGCCGGTGGCGGAACCGACCCGCCTGAGCAACCGCCGCGAGCGGCAGTTTCCCTCGCGGGCCTGGGCCCGTACCCGCGACAGGGGAGAGGCCTTCAACGTGATGCTGCGGCGTCACCTGGTGGCCTGGCTCGGCGAGCGGGGATACCGGGCCCTGGCGCCGCAACTTTCCGACCGCTGGCATCAGATCGAGGTGCCGGACAGCGGGCCGGCCTCCAGCTGGTCCGAGCGCCATGCCGCCTACGCTGCCGGACTGGGGACCTTCAGCCTCAACGATGCCCTGATTACTCCCAGGGGGATCGCCCACCGGCTGGGAAGCGTGGTCACCGACTGCATTCTCTCCCCGACTCCGCGAAATGATTCCGACTACAGGGCAAACTGCCTCCATTTCCGTACCGGCGACTGTGGTTTGTGTATCGAGCGCTGTCCGGTGGGAGCGCTTTCTGCCGAGGGGCACGACAAGTTCAAATGCCGGGCCTATGTGTATGGCACCGTTCCGGACAGGATGGCGGAGAAGTACGGGGTCAAGGCCATCGGCTGCGGACTGTGCCAGACAAAGGTGCCCTGCGAGTTTCGCATCCCGGAAGCAAAGGCGTGA